The nucleotide window ATCATTAACACTTCCTCAATTTGGAAGCCCGATGCTTCAAGTGCTGCTTTTACTTCATCTTTTTTCGCACCAATAATACCTGATGTTACATAAACGCCACCCGGCTTAACGATGGAAAAAGCGTCATCTGTAAAGCTCATAATAATCTCAGCTAAAATATTGGCAACAACAACGTCCGCTGGCTCCTTTACTGTATCAAGTAAATTGCCGTGGAATACTTCTGCAATATGCTCCACTTTATTGAGCTGAATATTTTCCTGTGCTGACTTTACTGCGACTTCGTCTAAATCAAGCGCATGCACCGACTTTGCGCCGAGCATTGCTGCGCCAATGGATAAGACACCTGAGCCTGTGCCGACATCAACAACACTATGCCCCTCTTTTACAACCTTTTCAAGTGCTTGTAAGCACATTACCGTTGTTGGGTGTGTCCCTGTACCGAAAGCCATACCTGGGTCTAGCTCGATAATCAGCTCATCTGTAGAAACAGGTGTGTAATCTTCCCATGTTGGAACAATTGTAAAGCGCTCCGAAATTTTCACAGGATGATAGTATTGCTTCCAAGCTGTTGCCCAATCTTCCTCATGCACTTCGTTTGTCGTTAATACATTTTCACCAATATTAATATCAAAGTTCACAAGATTTGCGATTGCAAGTCGAATTTCTTCAATCGTTTCAGCTAAAAAGCTTGTAGCAGATAAATATGCCTTCACTACTACACCGTTTTTCGGAAAGTCCTCTGGATTTAGTGCGTAAATTTCACCAAATTGGTCTATTCTTTCCTTCGTTAGTTCGATTGAATCTTCTATAACAACACCGCTTGCACCAGCCTCATGCAAAATATTCGATACTGCGTCTACTGCTTCATGCGTTGTTAAAATTGACAGCTCTGTCCATTTCACTTGCAACCACTCCTCTTATCATTATTCACCTTTTAATTTTTTCTTTAGCTGATCCCATAATGAACTGCCGTGCTCTTCTGGAATATCGCCACTAATTTCTGCAAAATCACGCAGCAATTGCTTTTGTTTTTCTGTCAGCTTTGTTGGTGTAACAACATTTACGACAACATATTGATGTCCTACACCATAGCCATGTACATTTTTGATCCCTTTATCTTTTAAACGGAACTGCTTGCCTGATTGTGTACCTGCTGGAATTTTTAATTTTACTTTACCATTCACTGTTGGTACTTCAATTTCATCACCTAGAGCAGCTTGTGGGAATGTCAGCTTTAATTCATAGTAAATATCGTCGCCATCGCGTTCAAAGTACTCATGATTGCGGACAGAGAAGACGATGTATAAATCACCTGCTGGTCCACCGTTAACGCCTGGCTCTCCTTGACCTGCTACACGCAGTTGTTGACCATCATCGACACCTGCTGGTACAGTAATTTTAATTTTTTTACGCTTTTGCACCGTTCCTACACCGCGACAAGTTGAACATTTTTCAACGATAATTTTACCTGTACCACGGCAGCTTGGGCAGCTACGCTTATTGACAATACGACCTAATGGTGTATCGACAGTTTGATTAATTTGCCCTGCACCGTTACATTGTGAACATGTTTGTGGCGTTGTACCAGGCTTTGCACCAGAGCCATGACATGTATCACAAGGCTCGTCGCGTGGAATTTCAATTTCTGCTTCCTTGCCGAAAATTGCTTCCTCAAAGCTAAGGTTCATGCGATATTGTAGGTCATCGCCTTTGCGCGGTGCATTTGGGTCTTGACGTCGGCCACCACCGAAAAATGAGCTAAAAATATCTTCGAAACCGCCAAAGCCGCCGCCTCCGAAGCCACCACCGCCAAAGCCAGCATTTGGATCTTCATGACCAAATTGATCATAACGAGCTTTCTTTTGATCATCTGATAACACTTCATAGGCTTCTGCGATTTCTTTAAATTTTTCATCTGCTCCTGGCTCTTTATTAATATCCGGATGATACTGCTTTGATAGCTTGCGATAAGCTTTTTTTATCTCATCTTTACTGGCACCTTTCGTAAGGCCTAGCACTTCATAATAATCGCGCTTATTCATTTCATTACACTCCGATCTTTTTTGCATAAAGTTTATTTTACCATGCAACGACAAAAACTGCTCTATATTTATCCAAAAACTCATTTAAACAGTGAAAAGCCAAAGCCGCAAGCGGTCTTTGGCTTTTTATCAATTACGCCTCAATTGAATTTTTGAGCAATTATATAAGGCTCTATTTTGCTTCAGCGAGTGTTAGAACACCCGCTAAAGCAAGATAATATTATTTATCGTCTTTTACTTCTTCAAAGTCAGCATCTACAACACCGTCATCTTTTGCACCAGCATCGCCACCTGCTTCACCTTGTGCAGCTTGAGCTGCAGCTGCTGCTTGCTCATATACTTTCATTACTAGAGGTTGTAAAATACCCTCTAATTTTTCTTTCGCTGTTTTAATGCCTTCAATTTCTCCAGCCTCTAATGCAGCTTTTAATTCATCACGTGCATCTTCTACCGATTTTTTCTCATCTTCAGAAATTTGCTCGCCTAAATCTGTTACTGTTTTATCCACTTGGAATACAAGTTGGTCAGCCTCATTGCGTAGTTCCGCTTCTTCTTTACGCTTTGCATCTGCCTCAGCATTCGCTTCCGCGTCTTTTACCATGCGTTCAACTTCTTCATCTGTTAAACCAGAGTCAGATTGAATCACAATTGTTTGTTCTTTGTTTGTACCTAAATCTTTTGCTTTTACAGATACGATACCATTTTTATCAATATCAAATGTTACTTCAATTTGTGGAATACCACGTGGTGCTGGTGGGATATCCGCTAATTGGAAGCGACCTAATGTTTTGTTGTCTGCTGCCATTTGACGCTCACCTTGTAACACGTGAATGTCTACTGCTGGTTGGTTGTCAGCAGCTGTTGAGAATACTTGTGATTTCGATGTTGGGATTGTTGTGTTACGGTCGATTAAACGAGTGAACACACCGCCCATTGTTTCGATACCTAATGATAATGGTGTTACGTCTAATAAGACAATATCTTTTACATCACCAGTTAATACGCCACCTTGTACCGCAGCACCCATTGCTACTACTTCATCAGGGTTTACGCCTTTATGTGGCTCTTTACCTGTTGCATTTTTAATTGCTTCTACTACTGCTGGAATACGAGTAGAACCACCTACAAGGATGACTTTATCTAATTCAGAAGCAGAAAGACCTGCATCAGATAATGCTTGACGCGTTGGTACAATTGTACGCTCTACTAAATCACGTGTTAAATCATCAAATTTCGCACGAGTTAATGTTACTTCTAAGTGAAGTGGGCCATCAGCGCCAGCTGTAATGAATGGTAATGAAATTTGTGTTGAAGTTACACCTGATAAATCTTTTTTCGCTTTTTCAGCAGCGTCTTTTAAACGTTGCATTGCCATTTTGTCTTTTGATAAATCGATGCTGTTTTCTTTTTTGAATTCTTCCACTAAGAACGCGATAATTTTTTCATCGAAGTCATCACCACCAAGCTTGTTATCACCTGCTGTCGCTAATACTTCGAATACACCATCACCTAGCTCAAGAATCGATACGTCAAACGTACCACCACCAAGGTCAAATACTAACACTTTTTGGTCTTCATCTTGTTTATCTAAACCGTAAGCAAGCGCTGCTGCTGTTGGCTCGTTAATAATACGCTCTACTTCAAGACCTGCGATTTTACCAGCGTCTTTTGTTGCTTGACGTTGTGCGTCATTGAAGTAAGCTGGTACTGTAATAACCGCTTTCGTTACTTTTTCACCTAAGTAATCTTCTGCATAACCTTTTAAGTATTGAAGAATCATTGCCGAAACTTCTTGTGGTGTATATTCTTTATCTTCCACCTTTACTTTTTCAGCAGTACCCATTTTTGATTTGATTGAAATAATTGTATTTGGGTTCGTTACAGATTGACGTTTCGCTACTTCTCCCACTTGACGTTCGCCGTTTTTAAAGGCAACAACAGATGGTGTTGTACGATTTCCTTCTGGATTTGGAATTACTTTCGGTTCGCCGCCTTCTAAAACGGAAACACAAGAGTTTGTTGTACCTAAGTCAATACCGATAATTTTGCTCATTTGAAATTTTCCTCCTAATAATTAGACACAGTATAATTAATTTATTTTAGGCGCATTAGATGCACACTTGCACACGAATTTATTCGTTAACAGAAACCATCGCTGGTCGCAATACGCGATCCTTTAATTTATAGCCTTTTTGCAGCTCGCGTAAAACAATGCCAGATTCTTTTTCGCTATCCTGCTCTTGCATTACCGCTTGGTGGAAATTCGGGTCGAATGGCTCACCTTCAGATGCAATAACTTCTAAGCCTTCTTTTGCGGTGGCGTCGATGAATTGACGATATACCATTTCTACACCAGTATATAATGAAGTAGCTTCTTCTGATGTCACTTCTACTTGTAAAGCGCGATCTAAATTATCTAGAACAGGAATTAAATCCGTTAATAAGCTTTGTGCACGGAATTTTTCAGCTGCCTCTCTATCCAATTTATTGCGACGTACCATATTATCGTAGTCAGCGCGCAGTCGTAAATAGCGATCCTCTTGCTCCGCTAATTTCGCTTCAAGCTCAGCGATTTTTTGCTCGTTTTCATCTAGTGCAACTTCTTCTACTACTTCTGCTTGTTCATTAGTTTGTTGCTCTAGCTCTTGATTTTCCACTTTTTCTGACACTCTGTATCCTCCTTAAAGCGTTGCTAATGTTTTTTGAAAGCATGTGTTAAACCATTTTGCATCATGTCTAATAATGTCACGA belongs to Lysinibacillus louembei and includes:
- the dnaJ gene encoding molecular chaperone DnaJ translates to MNKRDYYEVLGLTKGASKDEIKKAYRKLSKQYHPDINKEPGADEKFKEIAEAYEVLSDDQKKARYDQFGHEDPNAGFGGGGFGGGGFGGFEDIFSSFFGGGRRQDPNAPRKGDDLQYRMNLSFEEAIFGKEAEIEIPRDEPCDTCHGSGAKPGTTPQTCSQCNGAGQINQTVDTPLGRIVNKRSCPSCRGTGKIIVEKCSTCRGVGTVQKRKKIKITVPAGVDDGQQLRVAGQGEPGVNGGPAGDLYIVFSVRNHEYFERDGDDIYYELKLTFPQAALGDEIEVPTVNGKVKLKIPAGTQSGKQFRLKDKGIKNVHGYGVGHQYVVVNVVTPTKLTEKQKQLLRDFAEISGDIPEEHGSSLWDQLKKKLKGE
- the grpE gene encoding nucleotide exchange factor GrpE; translation: MSEKVENQELEQQTNEQAEVVEEVALDENEQKIAELEAKLAEQEDRYLRLRADYDNMVRRNKLDREAAEKFRAQSLLTDLIPVLDNLDRALQVEVTSEEATSLYTGVEMVYRQFIDATAKEGLEVIASEGEPFDPNFHQAVMQEQDSEKESGIVLRELQKGYKLKDRVLRPAMVSVNE
- the prmA gene encoding 50S ribosomal protein L11 methyltransferase codes for the protein MKWTELSILTTHEAVDAVSNILHEAGASGVVIEDSIELTKERIDQFGEIYALNPEDFPKNGVVVKAYLSATSFLAETIEEIRLAIANLVNFDINIGENVLTTNEVHEEDWATAWKQYYHPVKISERFTIVPTWEDYTPVSTDELIIELDPGMAFGTGTHPTTVMCLQALEKVVKEGHSVVDVGTGSGVLSIGAAMLGAKSVHALDLDEVAVKSAQENIQLNKVEHIAEVFHGNLLDTVKEPADVVVANILAEIIMSFTDDAFSIVKPGGVYVTSGIIGAKKDEVKAALEASGFQIEEVLMMEDWVAIISRRP
- the dnaK gene encoding molecular chaperone DnaK, which produces MSKIIGIDLGTTNSCVSVLEGGEPKVIPNPEGNRTTPSVVAFKNGERQVGEVAKRQSVTNPNTIISIKSKMGTAEKVKVEDKEYTPQEVSAMILQYLKGYAEDYLGEKVTKAVITVPAYFNDAQRQATKDAGKIAGLEVERIINEPTAAALAYGLDKQDEDQKVLVFDLGGGTFDVSILELGDGVFEVLATAGDNKLGGDDFDEKIIAFLVEEFKKENSIDLSKDKMAMQRLKDAAEKAKKDLSGVTSTQISLPFITAGADGPLHLEVTLTRAKFDDLTRDLVERTIVPTRQALSDAGLSASELDKVILVGGSTRIPAVVEAIKNATGKEPHKGVNPDEVVAMGAAVQGGVLTGDVKDIVLLDVTPLSLGIETMGGVFTRLIDRNTTIPTSKSQVFSTAADNQPAVDIHVLQGERQMAADNKTLGRFQLADIPPAPRGIPQIEVTFDIDKNGIVSVKAKDLGTNKEQTIVIQSDSGLTDEEVERMVKDAEANAEADAKRKEEAELRNEADQLVFQVDKTVTDLGEQISEDEKKSVEDARDELKAALEAGEIEGIKTAKEKLEGILQPLVMKVYEQAAAAAQAAQGEAGGDAGAKDDGVVDADFEEVKDDK